One window of Heptranchias perlo isolate sHepPer1 chromosome 15, sHepPer1.hap1, whole genome shotgun sequence genomic DNA carries:
- the LOC137332797 gene encoding P2Y purinoceptor 4-like: protein MHPQWLEYGWWKATGFQLRIVQMALEDDLEQLWAGKTQLQTTPSRHGLQQSGLIGLASRDWNASSEYWVDIQWRCVPDLGPYQMAARIILSYHLAPTVSMSLTSGYSESAPLVTGSDDASGSGGTNNSCRFDEEFKYILLPVSYGIVCVVGLVLNVIALWMFLCKLRPWNATVIYMFNLAVSDLLYVLSLPLLTYYYANRNDWPFGVVLCKFTRFLFYANLYSSILFLTCISVHRYMGVCYPIRSLKWINVKQAWAVCMLVWVAVIICLIPNLFFVTTSSRDDDTLCHDTTRREDFPRYVLYSSATMVILFIIPFLIIIFCYSLMTRELNKTHVSGSNRSSSNVKKKSIKMIIIVLFVFSLCFVPFHITRTMYYTFRILKKNCYALNIVNFTYKITRPLASVNSCIDPILYFLAGDNYRGKLVHVVLRRKPCVRRSVPSTLCDVK, encoded by the exons atgcatccccagtggctggagtatgggtggtggaaggctactGGCTTTCAATTAAGgatcgtgcagatggccttggaggatgaccttgagcagctctgggccgggaagaCCCAGCTTCAGACTacaccatctcggcatgggctgcagcagtctggcctg ATAGGCCTGGCGAGCAGAGACTGGAACGccagctctgaatactgggttgacatccagtggag GTGTGTCCCTGACCTTGGACCGTATCAAATGGCAGCGAGAATTATATTGAGCTATCATCTGGCCCCGACTGTATCAATGTCCTTAACCTCTGGATATAGTGAGTCTGCACCCCTGGTAACTGGTTCTGATGATGCCAGTGGTTCTGGTGGCACCAATAACAGTTGCCGTTTTGATGAGGAGTTCAAATACATCTTATTGCCAGTGTCCTATGGGATAGTATGTGTGGTGGGCCTGGTTCTCAATGTCATAGCACTGTGGATGTTTCTGTGTAAGCTGCGGCCATGGAACGCCACTGTGATCTATATGTTTAACTTGGCCGTGTCAGACCTTTTATATGTGCTATCTCTGCCACTCCTAACATATTACTATGCCAATCGGAATGATTGGCCATTCGGTGTGGTCCTGTGTAAGTTCACCCGCTTCCTCTTCTATGCTAACCTCTACTCCAGCATCCTGTTTCTCACCTGCATCAGTGTGCACAGGTACATGGGTGTGTGCTACCCCATCCGATCGCTCAAGTGGATCAATGTGAAGCAGGCCTGGGCTGTGTGCATGCTGGTCTGGGTAGCCGTCATCATCTGCCTCATTCCCAATTTGTTCTTCGTCACAACAAGCAGTCGGGATGACGACACACTCTGCCACGACACGACCCGTAGGGAAGATTTTCCCCgatatgttttatacagttctgctaCCATGGTGATTCTCTTCATCATCCCCTTCCTCATCATTATCTTCTGTTACAGCTTAATGACCAGAGAGTTGAACAAAACCCACGTGTCTGGCTCCAAcagatcctcatccaatgtcaagAAGAAGTCCATTAAAATGATCATCATTGTGTTGTTTGTCTTTTCCCTGTGTTTCGTACCTTTCCACATCACAAGGACAATGTACTACACCTTCAGGATACTCAAGAAGAACTGTTATGCACTTAACATTGTGAATTTTACATACAAAATCACGAGACCACTGGCCAGTGTCAACAGCTGTATTGACCCTATCCTGTACTTCCTAGCTGGAGACAATTATCGAGGAAAACTTGTGCATGTGGTGCTGAGGAGAAAACCTTGTGTTCGGCGATCGGTACCAAGCACATTATGTGACGTTAAATGA